TGAAAGCAAACGCCGCCGGACCCTCAACACACGACTCCTCCGGGTCGCACTCCCCATATACCTGCAGCGGAACGCGATGCTCGTAAAGCAGATCCACCAACACGATGAAACGCATCACCATATCCGGCGATTCGGGATGAAAATGAACCATGCCCGACAGAATCACCGCACGGGACTGCCCGCACAGCTCCAGAAATTCCGCCCGCCCCAAATGCCGCGCACATAAATCCGCCATGGAAAACCAATGCACCCCGTTGGCCGCCCCCAACGCCGGAACCTGGGCATGACGCAAGGCAATGACCACACTCCGCGCCTCCTCCCCCGCCAACTGCCGATACAGCTCCTGCGGCGTCTCCGCATGCCGCAACAACCCCTCGGGCCGCCGCCGCCAGTCCTGGCCCTCGCTCACCTCCACCACCTCCACATTGGCCGTGAGCTTGTCGATGAACGGCATGAAACTGGCCCGATTGAACCCATCCTGATACAAATGCTGCGGCGCCCAGTTGCTGGTGGCGCACAATACCACCCCACACTGGAACAACGCCTCCAGCAACCGCCCCAACAACATGCCGTCGGCAATGGTGGTGACGAAAAATTCATCGAAACAAAGCAGCCGTACCTCCGCCGCCAGCTCGCTGGCCACATGCCACATCAAATCCCGATTGCCCGGCGGCCTCGCCTTGAACAGAATCTGCTGCAACTCCTCCATGAAGGGATGAAAATGAACCCGCCGCTTCTTGTCCGTGCCAACCGCATCGAACAAAAGCTGCATCAACATCGACTTGCCCCGCCCTACCGGACCATGCAGATAAAGCCCACGAGGCCGCTCCAACCCCTCCGTCGCGGGACGCCATACCTCCACCCCCCGGAATAGCTGCCGGCAAACCGGAGCCTCCAGCGCCGCCGCAGTCCGGTCCAGCCAGGGCAGCGCCGCCAGTTGCAAAGCGTCCGCCTTCAGACGACCCTCCGCAACCGCTTGCTGAAACAACCGGCTCGGCGCGATCCTTCCCGATGACTCCTCCCCAGGGGAGAGCGTGGCAGTTACCATCATGTTGAAATAGGCCTTATTTCACAAAAAATTGATGTGTATTTTGTGCCGCACAAAATGTAACAGAAGTGTGACTGTTCGGAAAGCAAAAAATCCAATTTGGTGATTAATTTGTATTATCGGTTAGCGCGCCGTCAACGCCGGGATGCCGGGAGCATCTCATGGACGTTTTGGCACATGAGGGCCAGGAAGAGGATCAGGGCGAGGTAATAGAAGGCGTATTCGAGGCGCACGCCCAGGGAGGCGGCGTAATAGACCTGATTTTCGGGGGCGTCGGGGTTGTATCGCCAGGCTTTGACAACCTGGGGGAAGGAGATCAGGGCCATGAAAAGGAGCAGCGGGTTGGCATGGACGATGAAGATTCCGAGGAGGAGGGGAAAGCCGATCAGCCAGAGGCGCGGGGAGAGGACGGCGGTGATGCGACCTCCGTCGAAGGGGTGCAGGGGGATGAGGTTGAAGAGGTTGAGGACGAAGCCGGAGTAGGAGCAGGCCAGAAGCAGGGAGCTGTCGGTGAGGCGGGCCAGGTAGTAGCAGGCGAGGGCGGCGATAGTGCCGAGGAGAGGTCCGGCGAGACCGATCCAGGCTTCGGTCTGTGCATCGCGGGGTTGCTCCTTCAACTCGATCCAGGCCCCGACGAAGGGCAGGAAGGTGGGGAGGCCGACGTTGAGCCCTTGTTGGCGGGCCGCCAGGAAGTGGCCCGTTTCGTGGAGCAGAAGCAGGCCGACGAAGCCGACGCCGTAGCCCCAGCCGTAGAGCAGGGCGTAGGTGAACACCGAAAGCAGCATGGAGCCCCCGGAAAGGAGGATTTGATTCAGTTTGAGGCCGGTCAGCAGCAGAGTCAGGGTTTTCACGGCTACTCCTCCGTGGTGGCCGTTTTCTTGCGGCGCAGCCAGGCCCCCGACACGGCGGCGAGACCGGCTGCGGCGAGGAAGATGACCTTGCCGAACTTGGCGAGGAAGGCGGCGATGAGGGCGAAGAGGCCGAATTTCTTGGCGGCGGCGCCGACCACCAGCGCAGCCAGACCGAATTCAGCAACCCGGTCGGTGGAGGCGTTGAAGTCGGTGTAGGCTTTACCGGGATTGAAGCTTGTCTGGTCCAGTAGATTCCAAACCACGGCTTTGTCTTTGGCAATCTGCTTGATGTCGCTAATCAGATTGAGGTGGATAAACCCTTCGCGTCCCAGGGCGTAGGTGCTGTAGTTGATGCCGGAAACGGAATCGGGGGGATCGTCCTCGGAACGGGCCTCCATCGATCAGACCAGGCGATGGTTTTCGGCATCGTAGCTGGGTTTCTCCACCCATCCGATGACGTGCAACCCCGGAATTCCTTTGGCGCGCCGCCGTTCGTTGGCGGCCTCGGTGCCCTTTTTCAGAGACTCGAACAACTCCTCGACATTCCACTCCTTGGCGTCGTCGTCCTTGATGTAGCCGGAGTTTTCGTATTGGAGAATCACCGTCCAGTCGTTGTTTTCATTCGGAGCGATAAGACCGAGAAGGTTGGAGTTGGGGGTATTGCCATAGGCTCGCATCAACTTGGCCGCCGTGGCATCCGGTATGAAGTGCTGGCCGGAAGGCAGATGCAGAACGGCCTGATCCCGCAAGGCGATATCGGCGGGCCCCCGGACGGCAACGCGACTCATCTCCTGGTCGATACTCTCCAGTTCCCGTATCACCTCGGGGGAGAGTTCGGCGAAGGCGGAAGCGGAGAAAGCCAGCAATATCGTCAATAATCGCAAAATGAACATGAGATCTCCTGTAAATATCGATTGTCCGGGAAATGGGGCAGATTTGCGGTCTGATTATTAAATAGTAAACAGTAAAAGGGTAACACAGGCAAAAAAGTGGCGTCAAGTATGGTCATTCCTGAAAATCGGTCGATGGTCAGCCGTATCCGGTCTCCGTAAGCCTGTCGGGGCAAGGCCCCCGAAACAGAGCCCTGAACCCGTCTCATTCCGTTTCTGTTTCATTTTTGCATTATTGCAGGGGTCTGGGGACCATCA
This sequence is a window from Magnetococcales bacterium. Protein-coding genes within it:
- a CDS encoding DUF2167 domain-containing protein; this encodes MEARSEDDPPDSVSGINYSTYALGREGFIHLNLISDIKQIAKDKAVVWNLLDQTSFNPGKAYTDFNASTDRVAEFGLAALVVGAAAKKFGLFALIAAFLAKFGKVIFLAAAGLAAVSGAWLRRKKTATTEE
- a CDS encoding DUF2167 domain-containing protein, yielding MFILRLLTILLAFSASAFAELSPEVIRELESIDQEMSRVAVRGPADIALRDQAVLHLPSGQHFIPDATAAKLMRAYGNTPNSNLLGLIAPNENNDWTVILQYENSGYIKDDDAKEWNVEELFESLKKGTEAANERRRAKGIPGLHVIGWVEKPSYDAENHRLV
- a CDS encoding site-2 protease family protein, with protein sequence MKTLTLLLTGLKLNQILLSGGSMLLSVFTYALLYGWGYGVGFVGLLLLHETGHFLAARQQGLNVGLPTFLPFVGAWIELKEQPRDAQTEAWIGLAGPLLGTIAALACYYLARLTDSSLLLACSYSGFVLNLFNLIPLHPFDGGRITAVLSPRLWLIGFPLLLGIFIVHANPLLLFMALISFPQVVKAWRYNPDAPENQVYYAASLGVRLEYAFYYLALILFLALMCQNVHEMLPASRR
- the zapE gene encoding cell division protein ZapE is translated as MMVTATLSPGEESSGRIAPSRLFQQAVAEGRLKADALQLAALPWLDRTAAALEAPVCRQLFRGVEVWRPATEGLERPRGLYLHGPVGRGKSMLMQLLFDAVGTDKKRRVHFHPFMEELQQILFKARPPGNRDLMWHVASELAAEVRLLCFDEFFVTTIADGMLLGRLLEALFQCGVVLCATSNWAPQHLYQDGFNRASFMPFIDKLTANVEVVEVSEGQDWRRRPEGLLRHAETPQELYRQLAGEEARSVVIALRHAQVPALGAANGVHWFSMADLCARHLGRAEFLELCGQSRAVILSGMVHFHPESPDMVMRFIVLVDLLYEHRVPLQVYGECDPEESCVEGPAAFAFRRCLSRMHELSRLF